Part of the Phycisphaerae bacterium RAS1 genome, GCGTGAATTCAGCATCCGCCAGCGGCTGATCGGACGCGTCGAGGACGAGTAGCCGGATTCGGCCCGGGCGCGGCATGAGAACGTCGACCCACTCGTCGTTGTAGGCGACCGACGGAACGACGCGCTCGTTGCCATCCATCAGCAGCGTGAAGTCGTCGAAATCGACGCCGTCCTTCCGGAGACGGCCCTGCGCGTCGGTGACGCCCTCGAAAACGACCTGCCCGGTCTTGCTCTTGATCGTGCAGGCCGCGTCCGCGATCGGCTGCCCGTCGGCGTCAAACACGTACAGTCGAATATACCCGTTTCCGGCGCTGTCGCGGTCGGCGGCCTGCACGCGAATCGTGTGCGTCTGGTCCGTCACGAGGCCCTGCACGCTCCACCGAGTCGGAATGCGGACGATGCCGGGCGAATCGGCGTCATCGAATCGATAGTTCACGCCGTCGGCGGCCTTCTGCGTGCAGCCGACCTCGTCGTGCAGCTTCTTGTTGATCTCATCCGGGACGGACGTGCCCCAGTTAAACTGCGCGAGCTGCTGCCAGGTCAGGCCGTTGGATTCGGCCAGACTCTGTAACGTCTCGCCGGTGCTGACCTTATGAGCCTCGACATTCGCGATGCGCACGCCACTCCGGGAGGCGGACTGCGTCCGCGGCAGGGCGTTCGAATCCGCCGGGGCGCTTCCGGCGCCCGCCGCCGCGTCTGAGGATTCTGTCGACTGCGTCCAGGTCGGGCGGTCGGCCATGACGACAAAGTCGTGCGTGTCGGCGATGGTCGCCCCGGTGAGATCGCAGGTCACGCTGCACTCGCCGGGGTCGATCCCGTGCACCTCGACCGCGCCGTCGGGCCGGGTGGTGAAGTCGAACGCCTTGCCGTTCGGCTGAGTGACGGACAGGACGACACCGGGCAGCGGATTCCCCGACTCGTCGTCGACCACCTTTAGCTTGATCCAGGAGGCCCTGTCCCCGGCGCCGGGGGGCGGCGGCATCCACGCCTCAGCCGGCGGCTGGGGCGTGCGACGCCCGCGGGGGGCCATACGCAGCGTACGCGGATTGCGGTGCTCCAGAAACACGAGTCGGCCCTCTTCAGTAACGACCTTGCTGTTTCGGAACGGCTCTCGAACTCCGCCGGCCGCAGCCAACCGCGGCCAACCGGTGCGAGCTTCATCTTCGTCACGACGGAGCCTCTGAGTCGGACTGCAATCTGTCGTGCCATGGCGTAGCGGCTTTCCCCGACCAACAGCGCCTAGCAGAACCCGCCACGGAAGTGGCGGGCCGGCGTACTCCGCACTTCCGTGCGGGGTTCTGACAGGCGAGTTGAGCCAAGGCGCGGGACCGCTCGTCCGGCAAAGCGCGCGTCGGATAGACTGTTGAAAGATGATCGCCGCCCCGATCGCCATCGACCTGTACTGTCTCTCCTGCGGTTACAACCTGCGCGGTCTCAGCGGCGACCCGGTCCGCTGTCCCGAGTGCGGGTTCCGTAACCCCATCGGCGAAATGGAGCCGGCCGCCGAGGCGATCTCGCTTCACCTGAGAGACGCCGAGGCGGCGCTCGTTCTGGTCGCCACGGGAGTGTTGATCGCGCTGCCCGGCGTGCTCCTCGCGGGCGTGATGCTGAGTTCGCGCGTCACGGGTACGTTCGTCGCCGCCACCGCCGCGGGGTTCCTGGTGTCGGCGTTGACCTGCTTGGCTTCCGGCGTCGCCCGCTTTCGATCGCTAGTTAACCATCGGCCGGGCTGGGGCGCGGCCGTCCTGCTGCACACCGCCTACGTCGTAGTGCTGGTCCTGATCGTTGTGCTGCCGTTCGTCGGCGTGACGTCGTACTTCGTTTCGTCACGTTCTCGCGGGATCCCGTTCTACGCGATGGCCCCAACGGCGTTTGTCACGGCGCTGGTGCTGATCTTCACGGTTCTGCGGCCGCTCTACGCGAAGATGAAAGAGACGATCGAGCCGCTGCGGCGCGAAGTCGCACTAACCCTGACGCGCGACCTGGCGCGCAGGCGGACCGCTGAAGCAGAGCGACGAGCGTTACGCGGCCCATGACGCGCATCAGCCGACCGCGGCGCAGCCGGTCGCTTGCAACTCGCTACTCGATACTCGCTACTCGCTACTCGATACTCGATACTTCCTACTTCGCCCCCGCCGGCTCCGCCGCCATCGCCTCTACGTTAAACCCCGGCGGCAGTTCCTGCGTCGATTTGCATTTCGGGTAGCCGCTGCAGCCCAGGAACCGCCCGCGCGGACCCTGACGCACCAGCATCGGCTGGCCGCACTCCTCGCACGGAATGTCGGTCGGGATCGGCTTGGGCCGCACCGGCGCCGGCAACAGCTCCTCCGCCTGTTTCTTCGCTTCGCCGCGCAAGTTCGCATTGAAGCGGCAGCGCGGGAAGTTGCCGCAGGAGAAAAACGGGCCGAACCGACCGCGCTTCAGCTCCATCGTGCTGCCGCACTCGGGGCAGGGCAGCGTGTGATCTTCCGGCATCACCTCCACCACCGGCCGGCCCGTGCGCGTCCACGCGAACCCCGGCGGCGGATCGCCTTCGGGCGTGTAAGTGACGCGCGCCGCCTTGGCGCCGCCGCCCGCCGCCGCCAGCGAAACCGGCGTCTCACCCCGCGCCGCCGCCGCCGCCTTCAGCTCCTCAAGCTTCTCCAGCGGCTTGGCATTGCGGCACTTCGGAAACCCGGAGCAGGCAAGGAACTTGCCGCGCTTGCCGCTGCGAATCACCATCGCCCGTTTGCACTTGTCGCAATTCAGCCCGGCCTCTTCCGGCGGCGGGGCCGGCTTGCGCTCCAGCCGCACGCCCTCCGGCAGCGACGCGGTGTTCTTGCAGTTCGGATAGGCATTGCAGCCGAGAAACGCCCGGCGGCCCTTGCGCTTCACCACCATCGTGCCCTGTCCGCACTGGTCGCACGTGCGCCGCAGCTCCTCCTCTGTGACGAGCTTCAGCGGCTGCCCGTGGTCGTCGCATTCAACCGTTGTGCGGCAGTCCGGATATCCGCTGCAACCCAGGAAATACCCGCTCTTGCTCTGCCGCAGGACCATCGGCTTGCCGCAGGTCTGGCAGGCGCTGTCGGCGTGCTTGATCTCGATCGGCTTGCCGTCGCGGTTGACGTTGCGCGTCGATTTGCACTTGGGATATCCGCTGCACGCCAGGAAGCGGCCGGTCTTGCTCCAGCGATAGACCATCGGGCTGCCGCACTCGCTGCACGCGTATTCACTCGGCTGGCTGCGGGCCATCTCCATTTCGTCGCCGGCGGCGGTGAGCAGCTCGCGGAACGGGTCGTAGAACTCGTGCAGCACGTGCACCCAGTCGAGGTGCGCGTCTTCGATCTTGTCCAGCTCGTCCTCCATGTAGGACGTGAACTTGATGTCCATGATCTTCGGGAAGTGCTGCACCAGCTTGTCGGTCACCAGCTCGCCCAGCGCCGACGGGTAGAACTTGCGGTCATCCTGCTCGACGTACCCGCGATCCTGAATCGTCTCGATGATGCTGGCGTACGTGCTCGGCCGGCCGATGCCCTCCGACTCCAGCGCCTTCACCAGCGACGCTTCCGTATAGCGCGCCGGCGGCGACGTCCACTGCTGCTTCGGCTCCAGGTCGAGCAGGCCGACCGGCTTGCCCTCGGCCAGCGGCGGCAGAATCTGATCATCGCTGCTGACGCCGGCCACTTTCATGAAGCCGTCGAACACCAGCTTGCGGCCGTTGCCGGCGAAGCGCGCCGGGCCGAGCTTCGTCTCGCACGTGACGCTGACCGAGGTCGAGTCCCACTCCGCCGGCGGCATCTGGCACGCCACGAAGCGCCGCCAGATCAGGTCGTACAGCCGGAATTGCTCGTCGGTCAGGAACTTCCGGATGCTGTCCGGCGTGCGGTGCGGATCGGTCGGGCGGATGGCCTCGTGCGCCTCCTGGGCGCGCTCCTGGCGCTTGCCGAAGAAGTTCGGCTCGTCGGGCACGTAGCGCTGGCCGAATTGCGACTTGATGAACCCGCGGACGGAATTCAGTGAGTCTTTCGACAGGTTGGTCGAGTCGGTTCGCATGTATGTGATGAGACCGACCGGGCCTTCGCCCGTGATGTCCACGCCTTCGTACAACCCCTGCGCCGTGCGCATGGTGCGGGCCGCGGGGAAGCGAAGCTGATTGGCCGCCTGCTGCTGCAGCGAGGCGGTCGTAAACGGCGCCGGCGGGCGCGACGTGGTGCGCTTGGTCGACAGCTCGGAGACAGCCAGCCTCGGCGCACGGGCCGGGTCGAGCGCCCCCTCGATGGCCGCCTGCTCGAGATTCAGATGTTTGTAATCGGCCCAGGGTGTGCGGCGGATCTGGTCGACGCGGACGCCAAGTGCTTCAACGACTGCGCGCGTTTCCTGCGCCGTGGTCGCGTTCCAGGGTTTTCCAGCCAGCTCGGCCAGCTCCGCCCGGAAGCAGCCGTTGTCCGCCAGCCAGCGCTGCGCGTCCTTCTGGGTCACGTCAGCGGCGGTCAGTTCCCTCCACGGCTGACGAAGTTTGTCCGCCGCACCGGGGTCGCCGCTGAGATAAGTGGTGACTTTCCAGCTTTCGTCCGGCACGAAGGCACGGATTTCGCGTTCGCGCTCGACGATCAGCCGCACGGCGACCGATTGGACGCGTCCGGCGGAGAGACCCTTGGCGATCTTCTTCCAGAGCAGCGGGCTGAGCTCATAACCGACGATGCGGTCGAGGATCCGTCGGGCCTGCTGTGCGTTCACGCGATCCAGGTCGATGTGGTGCGGGTGGTTGAAGGCTTCCTGGATTGCCGTTCGCGTGATCTCGTTGAAGATGACCCGCTTGATCCTATCTTCCGGCAGATTCAGGGCTTCGGCGAGGTGCCAGGCGATCGCCTCACCTTCGCGGTCCAGGTCGGTCGCGAGGTAGACTTCGTCGGCGCTGCTGGCCAGCGTCCGCAGTTCTTTCAGCACCTTGGCCCGCGTTCGCAGGGTCTCGTACGTGGGGCGAAAGTCGGCGGTGAGGTCGATACCGAAGTTGCGTTCGGGCAGATCGCGGACGTGGCCCATCGAGGCCTTCACGACGAAGTCATCCCCCAGATATTTATTTATGGTTTTCGCCTTGGCCGGCGACTCGACGATCACGAGCGCCTTTTTCGAGATTGCCTTGGTCTTGGCCATGACGAAACACCTCGTCGCACGCCCCGTGCGTCGCTAACTACTGCTCTTCAAGCACCTTGCAGCCGCCGCGGCCCGCTGCCGCGTCGCGTCGCCGGGCGAGGGTCACCACGCTGATACCGCCGACCGGCCGGTAAGATGCTTAACGGCCAGAAGTCGGCTGTCAAGCACCGAATTCCCGGAACCGCGCACGAATTGCGCTCCGAAACGCGGGCGGGAACCGCGCACGGCGGGCGGGACGAGGGTGTTAGTCCTGGGGGACCGGCCTCCGGCCGGTCTCTGCCATCCACGCCGAGAACGCCCCCGACCCTGCCCCAAAACCGAGCATTGTCTCCCGACTGGTCAATACGCCTTTGCCATCACCACGCGTTTCCGGCTCGGCTGGCCGCTCATCACGCACGTGCCCGCCTCGTCCGGCGCGTCCAGCGGGATGCAGCGAACCGTGACGCCCAGCTCGTCCTTGAGCTGCGGCTCGATCCCGGCTTCCAGGTTGAAATGACACATCGCAAAGCCGCCGTGAATCTCAGGCTTGTCGGCGTTTTTCGGAGTGAAGTAGTCGTATAGGTCTTTCTTCGAGTCGATTCGCCGCGTGTTGTCGTCGCGCAGCTTGCGGGCCCGGGCCAGCAGGCCGGCCTGCATCTCGTCCAGCAGCTTCGCCACGCCCGCGACAAACTCCGCCCGCGGCTGGCCATACTTCTCCTTCGGTCCCTTGTCGCGCCGGCCGACGAAGACCGAATCCGACGCGATGTCGCGCCCACCAATTTCCAGGCGGATCGGCACGCCCCGCTTGATCCACTCCCAGGCCTTGTCACCGCCGCGACCCTCGCGCGCGTCAACCTCGACCACGAGCGGCCGGCCATCGTAGCTTGCCGCCAGCAGCTCCGCCGCCAGCTTGTGGCAATAGTCGAGCACCTGGGCCGCGTTTTCCTCGCGCGTGATCGGGAGAATTGCGATATGGGCCGGCGCGAGCCTCGGCGGGCAGACCAATCCGTCGTCGTCGCTGTGCGCCATGATCATCGCGCCCACCAGCCGCGTGGAGACGCCCCACGACGTGGTCCAGGCATATTCCTGCTTGCCCTCCGGCCCGAGGAACTTGATGTCGCTGGCCTTGGCGAAATTCTGCCCGAGGAAGTGCGACGTGCCCGCTTGCAGCGCCTTGCGGTCCTGCATCATGGCCTCGATACAATACGTATCGACCGCGCCCGGGAAGCGCTCCATCGGCGTCTTCAGCCCCTTGATCACCGGCACTGCGAGATATTGCTCGGCGAATGTTGCGTAAACATCGAGCATGCGCAGCGTTTCTTCCTCGGCCTCCTGCCGGGTGGCGTGGGCGGTATGCCCTTCCTGCCACAGGAATTCGGCGGTGCGCAGGAACATGCGCGTGCGCAGCTCCCAGCGGACGATATTGGCCCACTGGTTGATGAGCAGCGGCAGGTCGCGGTAGCTCTGCACCCAGCGGGCGAAGGAGTCGCCGATGATCGTCTCGCTGGTCGGCCGCACGACCAGCGGCTCGTCGAGCTTGCCGGTCGGCACGAGCTTGCCGTCCGGGCCGGCTTCGAGCCGATGATGCGTAACGACGGCACACTCCTTGGCGAAGCCCTCCACGTGCTCGGCTTCTTTTTCGAGGAAGCTGAGCGGGATGAAGAGCGGGAAGTAGGCGTTCTTGTGGCCGGTGGCCTTGAACATGCCGTCGAGCACGCGCTGGATGTTCTCCCACAGCGCGTAGCCCCAGGGCTTGATCACCATGCAGCCGCGGACGGGCGAGTTCTCGGCCAGGTCGGCGGCCTTGATGACCTGCTGGTACCACTCCGGGTAGTCGTCGGCGCGGGTGGGCGTGATGGCAGTTTGCGGTGCTTTGGCCATGTGTCCTATCCGTCTGCATTCGCTTGACGCGGGTCGGAAGCAAAAGACCGATAGTGTAGCAGACTCCGGGCCGCGCGGCCGAGTGAGCTTTGGGAACTGGTGAAGTTGGGGGTCGGCATCAACTTAGTGGGTAGTTTTCAGGCGACCCTGGCTAACGGTCGCGTGTTCCAGACGCGCTCCCAGTCGCTGTTGAGGTGGGCGACGCGGAGCGAGAGGACGTTTTGGGATCCGGCCTTGGACCAGCGCATTCCGCAGCGTTTCATCCGCAGGGCGACCACGTGCTTGCAGGCCGCTTCGACCCGGCCCGAGCCGATGTCCAGGCCCATCTCTCGGAAGCGGTCATAGGCCAATCGATCGTCCTGGTTCTCGATGTAGGTGATCAGGGCTTGTAACGCCGCCCGCTTGTTCTTGGCGCGCGTGCCGCAGCGCTCGGCCTTCAACTGGTCGAGAATCGCGCGCACCTGCCCGTCCCACAGCAGCGTTTCGATCGATTTCACCCAGCTCGCCGTTTCCGGCGTTTGCTCGCCCCCCAGGGCCCGCCCGCAGGTCCACACGTGCTCCATCGCGTGATACCAGTCCACGATGCAGACCGCCTCTTTCAACAACCCGCCGATGTGCTCCCAGATCCACCGCGCCCCGTCGCCCAGCAGCACCACGCGCCGGGCCCGCTCCAGGCCGCAGCGACAGGCCAATTCCCAGACAAACGACACGAACGCCGCCGCGCCTTCAAACCGCACCCCGTAGCGCACTTCGCGATCCACGCCGGCGGGCTGGCCGGGCTGATCCCAATAGCACGCCACGCACTTGGCTTCGTGCCAGCCGTCCGCCTGGTGCACCTGCACGCCGTCCACGGTCACATAGAACGTCTCCGGCGACGCCTCCGCCGGCGGCGCTTTCCACTCCGCCATGGCCGCGGCCCGCTGCTGCTCCTGCTGCGCCGCCACCCCGCCCACCCGCTCCGTCAGCCGCTCAATCGTCGCTTCGCTCAGCCGCTGACCGGTCAGCGCGTACAACGTGGACGCGGCGCTGGCAAACGTGTTCTCAATCCCCAAGAGCGCCGCCGCCTTCGCCAGACCGACGCTCTCGGCCCCCGCCCCCAACCCCACCCGCTCGTCGTACGGCAACGCCGACCGGCCGCAAGACCGGCAGCGGTAGTACGCACGCCGAATCCCGATCTGACCCATCTGCGTCGCAATCAGCTTGGGCCGCTGATCCACAAACCGCTGCGCCCCGCCGCACCCGCACACCCGGCTGGTTCCCTCATACCCCAGCTTCTGCCGCCCCAAATGAAGCTCGACCGCTCTTGCCCCGATCCGCCGAACCGCCTCCAGAACCGCCGTTTCCACCTGCGTCAGATCGTCCGACAGAATCGCCCCATCCTCCCCGCAAAACGCCAACACCTGCTCGGCAACGCTGGTAAGATCCACGTTTGGCCCTCCTTGGCCAATGGCTCGCTCAAACTCCACGCCATTGAAACCGAGGACAGGGCCTTTGTCTTTTACCCACTAAGTTGATGCCGACCCTGAAGTTGGCACTGGTCGGTGTTGGGTGCCATGCCCACGGCCTTTGTGTGGGCATGCCGACGCAAAGGCCGTCGGCATGGCACCCACCAACAAACTTGACCAGTACCTGAAGTCCGACATTCACTGCGGAATTGCGCTGCGAAGCTGCGTGATGAACTCGCGGCAGGCGGATTCGACGTCGCGCAGCCAGTCGCCGCCCTTCGAGGCGGCGCTGCCCGTCTTCTCATAGGCGAAAATCACCGAGCGCGACGCGTTGACGATCGCGCCGCGGCCGCCGGGAAGAAAGCACGCCTTGCAGTCGGCGGCCGTTGCACCTTGTGCGCCGAAACCGGGGACCAGGAATATCGCATGCGGCAAGGCCGCGCGCACAGCGACCGTCGTAGCCGCGTCCTTGGGCGCGACGACCGCGCCGACGCAGGACAGCCCGCATCGGCCGAGCAGCTCCGGCGCTGATCCCCACGCATGTACGAGCGCGGCCATGTGGCGATAGAACGGCACGCCCGCCGCAGCGGCTCCGCCTGCGAATTCATGGACTTCATCCGCGGCGGGGTCGGATGGACGAACCAGCACGAACACTCCGCGGCCCGGAGCGCGGCCGGCGTCGATGAACGGCTGCACGGCGCCGCGGCCGAGATAACCGGCGAGCGTCACGGCGTCGGCCACGCGGGCCGGATCGAGCTCGAACGCCGGCTGGTCCAAATGACCGCGTGCGTAGAGCCGCGCGGTCGAGCCGATGTCGCCGCGCTTCACGTCGCCAATGACCAGCAGCCCGCGCGCGTGGGCGTGCGCGATGACGCGAAAATAAGCGGCGACGCCGAATTCGTAGAAGGCTTCGAAGAACGCGGAGTTGATCTTGACCGCGGGAACCAGCGGGGCCACCGCGTCGATGACTTCACGGCAAAACGCCTCGATCGCTGCGGCGGCGGAGTCCGGCGCGGCGGCGCTCGCGCGCAGAAGCGGCGGCAGTCGCTCGATCAGCGGATCAAGTCCGACCACCGCCGGTGTGTTGCGGGCCGCGATGGCAGCCGTCAGCCGGTCGGCGAAATGCGGCGGCATTCCGGCGCTCCGCGGCTATTCGTC contains:
- the topA gene encoding DNA topoisomerase 1, producing MAKTKAISKKALVIVESPAKAKTINKYLGDDFVVKASMGHVRDLPERNFGIDLTADFRPTYETLRTRAKVLKELRTLASSADEVYLATDLDREGEAIAWHLAEALNLPEDRIKRVIFNEITRTAIQEAFNHPHHIDLDRVNAQQARRILDRIVGYELSPLLWKKIAKGLSAGRVQSVAVRLIVEREREIRAFVPDESWKVTTYLSGDPGAADKLRQPWRELTAADVTQKDAQRWLADNGCFRAELAELAGKPWNATTAQETRAVVEALGVRVDQIRRTPWADYKHLNLEQAAIEGALDPARAPRLAVSELSTKRTTSRPPAPFTTASLQQQAANQLRFPAARTMRTAQGLYEGVDITGEGPVGLITYMRTDSTNLSKDSLNSVRGFIKSQFGQRYVPDEPNFFGKRQERAQEAHEAIRPTDPHRTPDSIRKFLTDEQFRLYDLIWRRFVACQMPPAEWDSTSVSVTCETKLGPARFAGNGRKLVFDGFMKVAGVSSDDQILPPLAEGKPVGLLDLEPKQQWTSPPARYTEASLVKALESEGIGRPSTYASIIETIQDRGYVEQDDRKFYPSALGELVTDKLVQHFPKIMDIKFTSYMEDELDKIEDAHLDWVHVLHEFYDPFRELLTAAGDEMEMARSQPSEYACSECGSPMVYRWSKTGRFLACSGYPKCKSTRNVNRDGKPIEIKHADSACQTCGKPMVLRQSKSGYFLGCSGYPDCRTTVECDDHGQPLKLVTEEELRRTCDQCGQGTMVVKRKGRRAFLGCNAYPNCKNTASLPEGVRLERKPAPPPEEAGLNCDKCKRAMVIRSGKRGKFLACSGFPKCRNAKPLEKLEELKAAAAARGETPVSLAAAGGGAKAARVTYTPEGDPPPGFAWTRTGRPVVEVMPEDHTLPCPECGSTMELKRGRFGPFFSCGNFPRCRFNANLRGEAKKQAEELLPAPVRPKPIPTDIPCEECGQPMLVRQGPRGRFLGCSGYPKCKSTQELPPGFNVEAMAAEPAGAK
- the proS gene encoding Proline--tRNA ligase, producing the protein MAKAPQTAITPTRADDYPEWYQQVIKAADLAENSPVRGCMVIKPWGYALWENIQRVLDGMFKATGHKNAYFPLFIPLSFLEKEAEHVEGFAKECAVVTHHRLEAGPDGKLVPTGKLDEPLVVRPTSETIIGDSFARWVQSYRDLPLLINQWANIVRWELRTRMFLRTAEFLWQEGHTAHATRQEAEEETLRMLDVYATFAEQYLAVPVIKGLKTPMERFPGAVDTYCIEAMMQDRKALQAGTSHFLGQNFAKASDIKFLGPEGKQEYAWTTSWGVSTRLVGAMIMAHSDDDGLVCPPRLAPAHIAILPITREENAAQVLDYCHKLAAELLAASYDGRPLVVEVDAREGRGGDKAWEWIKRGVPIRLEIGGRDIASDSVFVGRRDKGPKEKYGQPRAEFVAGVAKLLDEMQAGLLARARKLRDDNTRRIDSKKDLYDYFTPKNADKPEIHGGFAMCHFNLEAGIEPQLKDELGVTVRCIPLDAPDEAGTCVMSGQPSRKRVVMAKAY
- a CDS encoding Orotidine 5'-phosphate decarboxylase, which gives rise to MPPHFADRLTAAIAARNTPAVVGLDPLIERLPPLLRASAAAPDSAAAAIEAFCREVIDAVAPLVPAVKINSAFFEAFYEFGVAAYFRVIAHAHARGLLVIGDVKRGDIGSTARLYARGHLDQPAFELDPARVADAVTLAGYLGRGAVQPFIDAGRAPGRGVFVLVRPSDPAADEVHEFAGGAAAAGVPFYRHMAALVHAWGSAPELLGRCGLSCVGAVVAPKDAATTVAVRAALPHAIFLVPGFGAQGATAADCKACFLPGGRGAIVNASRSVIFAYEKTGSAASKGGDWLRDVESACREFITQLRSAIPQ